From one Eucalyptus grandis isolate ANBG69807.140 chromosome 9, ASM1654582v1, whole genome shotgun sequence genomic stretch:
- the LOC104429093 gene encoding flagellar radial spoke protein 2-like, whose translation MGISFSFDSPPFPPFAATVAVEATVEAKAAAVATAEVALVKVAEAEVAEAKAAAAEVASEVAEAKAATKEAAAAEANEAAVKAAVTAVEAASKAVSAKVAEEVAKVASAKEAAAAEAEAVVAKAAKAVEVAAEKAAAAKAKAVMVAAVEAVALAASFCFVFQR comes from the coding sequence atggGGATCTCCTTTAGTTTTGATTCCcctccttttcctcctttcGCGGCAACGGTGGCGGTGGAGGCGACGGTGGAGGCAAAGGCGGCGGCGGTAGCGACGGCGGAGGTGGCGTTGGTGAAggtggcggaggcggaggtggcaGAGGCGAAGGCGGCGGCAGCAGAGGTGGCGTCAGAGGTGGCGGAGGCGAAGGCGGCAACGAAGGAGGCGGCAGCGGCGGAGGCGAATGAGGCAGCGGTGAAGGCGGCGGTGACGGCAGTAGAGGCGGCGTCAAAGGCAGTGTCGGCAAAGGTGGCGGAGGAGGTGGCAAAGGTAGCATCGGCGAAGGAGGCAGCGgcagcggaggcggaggcggtggTGGCGAAGGCGGCGAAGGCAGTGGAGGTGGCGGCGgagaaggcggcggcggcaaagGCGAAGGCGGtgatggtggcggcggtggaggCGGTGGCATTAGCGGCATCATTTTGCTTCGTCTTCCAACGCTAA
- the LOC104429094 gene encoding protein trichome birefringence-like 19 translates to MKFTVSELHSGKIPPQSNTSSTKKVLVLASTTVLLAAIPLYLFITGTHLGAPSFQELEIGNGISKGIELVDRRRCDVFKGQWVHHPNAAYYTNVTCPLIIDQHNCLKFGRPNTEFLKWWWKPECELPQFHAGRFLEMARGKSLAFVGDSVGRNQMQSLLCLLAKVEVPEEISHRYSIDTTYFKRWYFSVHKFTLATFWAPFLVKSRDAEPDGHSFNNIMSLYLDEPDLSWASEITDFDSVVISAGQWFFRPLMYYEKREVIGCGSCEVNNVTDLTRFYGYRMAFRAAFRELLNRKAYKGMTFLRTFSPAHFENGRWNTGGSCARTRPFASGEAKLEGEDLEFYLTQVEEFRAAQREGIKRA, encoded by the exons ATGAAGTTCACAGTTTCTGAACTTCACTCAGGAAAAATCCCACCACAGAGCAACACCAGCAGCACCAAGAAGGTGCTGGTGCTTGCCTCGACGACTGTTCTTCTCGCTGCAATCCCCCTTTATTTGTTCATCACCGGCACGCATCTTGGTGCCCCGTCATTTCAGGAGCTGGAGATTGGCAATGGCATTTCGAAAGGAATAGAGCTAGTGGACAGGAGGAGGTGTGATGTATTTAAAGGGCAATGGGTTCATCACCCGAATGCCGCGTACTACACCAACGTGACTTGCCCTCTGATCATCGATCAGCACAACTGCCTGAAGTTTGGGAGACCCAACACCGAGTTCCTGAAGTGGTGGTGGAAGCCCGAGTGCGAGCTGCCCCAGTTCCACGCGGGCCGGTTCTTGGAGATGGCTCGAGGGAAATCGCTCGCATTCGTGGGGGATTCAGTAGGGAGGAATCAAATGCAGTCGCTGCTGTGCCTCCTGGCCAAA GTGGAAGTTCCTGAGGAAATATCTCACAGATACTCAATAGACACAACATACTTCAAGAGGTGGTACTTCTCAGTTCACAAGTTCACGCTAGCCACCTTCTGGGCTCCATTCCTGGTGAAGTCCAGAGATGCAGAGCCAGATGGTCACTCCTTCAACAACATCATGAGCCTCTACTTGGACGAGCCCGATCTGTCTTGGGCTTCCGAGATCACAGACTTCGACTCCGTTGTCATCTCGGCAGGCCAGTGGTTCTTCCGGCCTCTGATGTACTATGAAAAGCGCGAGGTCATCGGTTGCGGCTCTTGCGAGGTGAACAACGTCACCGACCTCACCAGATTCTACGGTTACCGGATGGCCTTTCGAGCTGCCTTTAGAGAACTCCTGAATCGAAAGGCCTATAAGGGCATGACATTTTTGAGGACGTTCTCTCCTGCGCACTTTGAGAACGGCAGGTGGAACACCGGAGGGAGCTGCGCAAGGACGAGGCCGTTTGCAAGTGGAGAGGCCAAGCTCGAGGGGGAAGATCTGGAGTTCTACTTGACCCAAGTGGAGGAGTTCAGGGCGGCCCAGAGGGAGGGAATCAAGAGGGCCTGA
- the LOC104420716 gene encoding protein trichome birefringence-like 19 gives MKVPLSEHHDDRNAPQHSTGVNFRRAAVIVPAVILLAAIPLWLLVVSSPVQPQDYPPARLMEDENDSPEDTVLGAAVAAVAVPVVREKKCDVFMGKWVYRPDVPTYYTNETCYAISDQQNCMKFGRPDMEFLKWRWEPDGCELPPFNAAEFAEMARGKSIAFVGDSLGRNHMQSLLCLLSSVDQPEDISLRYTTDYNFKRWYLPKHNLTLGTFWAPFLVRTTDAHGGQTLNGVLTLHLDEPHPSWSAEIGAFDYVIVSTGQWFFRPLVYYRNGRLLGCSACGQDNVTEVSRFQAYRTVLRTTLRAITGRKGCKGSGGGNGGTTFLRTFSPAHFEHGDWTDGGSCPRTRPFGSDKKKLEGYDLEFYVAQVEEFLEAERQARADGSKIRLLDTTRAMLLRPNGHPNRQCNWPKSNVGQADCVHWCLPGPIDTWNELLFYVMKSDRGGKFAQRKLQNLRS, from the exons ATGAAGGTCCCGCTCTCAGAGCATCACGATGATAGGAACGCGCCGCAGCACAGCACAGGTGTCAACTTCAGGAGGGCGGCAGTGATCGTTCCAGCCGTGATTCTTCTTGCCGCGATCCCTCTATGGCTCCTCGTTGTGAGCTCGCCCGTCCAGCCTCAAGATTATCCTCCGGCACGGTTGATGGAGGACGAGAACGACAGCCCCGAGGACACAGTATTGGGGGCGGCAGTGGCAGCGGTGGCAGTGCCGGTGGTGAGGGAGAAGAAATGCGACGTGTTCATGGGGAAATGGGTGTACCGCCCGGACGTGCCGACATACTACACCAACGAGACTTGCTATGCAATAAGCGACCAGCAGAACTGCATGAAGTTTGGGAGGCCCGACATGGAGTTCCTGAAGTGGCGGTGGGAGCCGGACGGGTGCGAGCTCCCACCGTTCAACGCTGCCGAGTTCGCTGAGATGGCACGGGGGAAGTCGATCGCTTTCGTCGGCGACTCTCTCGGGAGGAACCACATGCAGTCCCTGCTGTGCCTCTTGTCCAGC GTAGACCAACCGGAGGACATATCTCTCCGGTACACGACGGACTACAACTTCAAGCGGTGGTACCTCCCCAAGCACAACCTAACCCTAGGCACCTTCTGGGCCCCTTTCCTGGTCCGCACCACCGACGCCCACGGTGGCCAGACCCTCAACGGCGTCCTCACCCTCCACCTGGACGAGCCCCACCCTTCTTGGTCTGCCGAGATTGGCGCCTTCGACTATGTCATCGTCTCAACGGGCCAGTGGTTCTTCCGCCCGCTGGTCTACTACCGGAACGGGCGGCTCCTGGGCTGTTCAGCATGCGGGCAGGATAACGTGACCGAGGTGTCGAGGTTCCAAGCATATCGAACAGTGCTACGCACCACGCTGAGAGCCATCACGGGAAGGAAGGGCTGCAAGGGCAGTGGCGGTGGCAACGGCGGCACCACGTTCCTCAGGACGTTCTCGCCGGCACACTTCGAGCATGGGGACTGGACCGACGGGGGGAGCTGCCCAAGGACGCGGCCGTTCGGGAGCGACAAGAAGAAGCTGGAGGGCTACGACCTGGAGTTCTACGTGGCGCAGGTAGAGGAGTTCCTGGAAGCGGAGAGGCAAGCGAGGGCGGATGGGTCGAAGATCCGGCTGCTCGACACGACGCGGGCGATGCTGCTCCGGCCCAACGGGCATCCGAACCGACAGTGCAACTGGCCCAAGAGCAACGTGGGCCAGGCCGATTGTGTGCACTGGTGCTTGCCCGGCCCGATCGATACGTGGAACGAGCTCTTGTTTTATGTGATGAAGTCGGACAGAGGTGGGAAGTTCGCTCAAAGGAAGCTACAGAACTTGCGCAGCTGA